The following are from one region of the Phormidium sp. PBR-2020 genome:
- the cimA gene encoding citramalate synthase: MTAKRLSIYDTTLRDGAQCEGLSLSLEDKLRIAHQLDRLGVPFIEGGWPGANPKDVKFFWQLKEQPLTQAEVVAFCSTRRPGRNAADDPMLQPILAAGTRWITLFGKSWDLHVTEGLNTSLEENLAMIQDTIEYFRSQGRRVIYDAEHWFDGYKQNPDYALKTLNAAAEAGAEWLTLCDTNGGTLPHEITQIVSEVMAEMGDTVSLGIHTHNDSEMAVANAVAAVLGGATMVQGTINGYGERCGNANLCSAIANLQLKLGYHCLDDDQLAQLTETSRFVSEVVNLAPNDRAAFVGRSAFAHKGGIHVSAVQRNPLTYEHIRPEAVGNQRRIVISDQSGLSNVLAKARNFGIDLDKKDPASREILDRLKGLEHEGYQFEAAEASFDLLVREALGQRERFFEVKGFQVHCTQAGGNEESNSLATVKVNVNGQDSLQAAEGNGPVSALDAALRKALVDQFPAIADCHLVDYKVRILDSQSGTSAKTRVLLESTNGHDRWTTVGVSANIIDASYQAVVEGLEYGLLLQKNAKKFIQTP; the protein is encoded by the coding sequence ATGACTGCCAAACGCCTCTCAATCTACGACACCACCTTGCGCGATGGCGCCCAATGTGAAGGACTATCCCTCTCCCTAGAGGACAAACTCCGCATTGCCCATCAACTTGATCGCCTTGGGGTTCCCTTTATTGAGGGCGGTTGGCCCGGCGCCAATCCCAAAGATGTCAAGTTTTTCTGGCAACTCAAAGAACAGCCCCTGACCCAAGCGGAAGTCGTGGCCTTTTGTTCGACTCGTCGTCCAGGACGCAACGCTGCCGACGATCCGATGCTGCAACCGATTTTAGCGGCGGGAACGCGCTGGATTACCCTCTTCGGCAAGTCCTGGGATCTCCATGTCACCGAAGGCTTAAACACCAGCCTGGAGGAAAACCTGGCTATGATTCAGGACACCATCGAGTATTTCCGCAGCCAGGGACGACGGGTAATCTATGATGCCGAACATTGGTTTGACGGCTATAAACAAAATCCTGACTATGCTCTCAAAACCCTTAACGCCGCCGCCGAAGCTGGGGCAGAATGGTTAACCCTTTGTGACACCAATGGTGGAACCCTCCCCCATGAGATAACCCAAATTGTCTCCGAGGTGATGGCTGAGATGGGCGACACCGTTTCCCTGGGGATTCACACCCACAATGACAGTGAAATGGCTGTAGCCAATGCCGTGGCCGCTGTTTTGGGAGGGGCCACCATGGTCCAAGGAACCATCAACGGCTATGGGGAACGCTGTGGCAATGCCAATCTTTGCTCGGCGATCGCCAACCTACAGCTTAAACTGGGCTATCACTGCCTCGACGACGACCAACTCGCCCAACTGACCGAAACCAGCCGCTTTGTCAGTGAAGTGGTGAACCTAGCCCCCAACGATCGCGCCGCCTTTGTCGGTCGTTCCGCCTTTGCCCATAAAGGGGGTATCCATGTCAGTGCCGTACAGCGTAATCCCCTCACCTACGAGCATATTCGCCCGGAAGCCGTCGGCAATCAGCGGCGCATTGTCATCTCCGATCAGTCAGGACTGAGTAATGTTCTAGCCAAAGCCCGCAATTTTGGCATTGATCTCGACAAAAAAGACCCCGCCAGCCGCGAAATCCTCGATCGCCTCAAGGGACTTGAACATGAAGGCTATCAGTTTGAAGCCGCCGAAGCCAGCTTTGACTTACTGGTGCGGGAGGCCTTAGGGCAACGGGAACGCTTCTTTGAAGTAAAAGGCTTCCAAGTTCACTGTACCCAAGCTGGGGGGAACGAAGAGAGCAACTCCCTCGCCACCGTAAAAGTTAACGTCAATGGCCAAGATAGCCTACAAGCCGCCGAAGGGAACGGCCCTGTGTCGGCCCTCGATGCTGCCCTACGAAAAGCCCTGGTAGACCAATTTCCCGCCATTGCCGACTGTCATCTCGTTGACTATAAAGTCCGCATCCTAGACAGTCAATCGGGAACCTCCGCCAAAACTCGGGTGCTGCTCGAATCCACCAATGGTCATGATCGTTGGACAACCGTCGGAGTCTCCGCCAATATCATTGATGCTTCCTACCAGGCTGTGGTAGAAGGGCTGGAGTACGGCTTGTTGCTGCAAAAAAACGCAAAAAAATTCATCCAGACCCCCTAA
- a CDS encoding carbohydrate porin produces MRKLTWQILLFSPLLAAFWGINAPAQAKEATVDSGVSPIKADQLTDADFGSKQLSVGDFIEANEGQRLRQDNGNQEVVSLDQVTSVSQLSDVQPTDWAFQALQSLVERYGCIAGYPDGTFRGNNFMTRYEFAAGLNACLDQIVAIVGGGDTLDPSDLATIRRLQEEFAAELATLRGRVDGLEARVSELEANQFSTTTKLEGEAVFAIADAFGGGNIGVDDNQTVFHNRVRLGFVSSFSGRDQLWTRLDSGNAATFNNLDQGVFTHNFDNGGGVDIGWLAYYFPLGDNVQVYLPASGGLWQDFVPTISPYLEGFTGGENALTSFAESNPIYKIGTDATGVGVNVDLTDSIMLSAGYFAADAFSPNRAEGLFNGNYSIMSQLTFDSGDLQVGLTYNHAFFNASGTENGIFGLGPGTTRGVQPFGDAAALYTNSYGLSAAYQLSDSFAINAFGGYTNANSRATGKDSADIWYYGLGLALPDFGGQGNLLGLMAGVEPYVGGFNDNSSRGAGADDTPVHVEAFYRYQLNDNISITPGLIWLSAPQGSQDADDAFVGVLRTTFSF; encoded by the coding sequence ATGCGTAAACTAACATGGCAGATTCTGCTATTCAGCCCGCTACTAGCGGCATTCTGGGGTATCAATGCTCCTGCTCAAGCTAAAGAAGCAACGGTTGACTCCGGTGTTAGCCCCATCAAGGCTGACCAACTGACCGATGCTGACTTTGGCAGCAAACAACTTTCTGTTGGCGATTTCATCGAAGCCAACGAAGGTCAAAGACTTCGTCAAGATAATGGCAACCAAGAGGTTGTCTCGCTCGACCAGGTGACCTCCGTGTCCCAGCTCAGCGACGTCCAACCCACGGACTGGGCATTCCAAGCCCTCCAGTCCCTCGTTGAACGCTATGGTTGTATCGCCGGTTACCCCGACGGCACCTTCCGTGGCAACAACTTCATGACCCGTTATGAATTTGCCGCTGGTCTGAACGCCTGTTTGGATCAAATCGTCGCTATCGTCGGTGGCGGTGACACCCTCGATCCCAGTGATTTAGCGACCATTCGCCGTCTGCAAGAAGAGTTTGCCGCTGAACTGGCAACTCTACGAGGCCGTGTCGATGGTCTAGAGGCTCGCGTCTCGGAACTCGAAGCCAACCAGTTCTCCACCACCACGAAACTGGAAGGGGAAGCGGTCTTCGCCATTGCTGACGCCTTCGGTGGTGGCAACATCGGTGTCGATGACAACCAAACGGTCTTCCACAACCGGGTTCGTCTTGGCTTCGTCTCCAGCTTCAGCGGACGTGACCAACTCTGGACTCGTCTTGATTCCGGTAATGCGGCCACCTTCAACAACCTCGACCAAGGGGTCTTCACCCACAACTTCGACAACGGCGGTGGTGTTGACATCGGTTGGCTCGCTTACTACTTCCCCCTCGGTGACAACGTTCAAGTCTACCTGCCTGCGTCCGGTGGTCTCTGGCAAGACTTCGTCCCCACCATTAGCCCCTACCTAGAAGGCTTCACCGGTGGTGAAAACGCCCTGACCAGCTTTGCTGAATCCAACCCCATCTACAAAATTGGGACGGATGCAACTGGTGTTGGTGTCAACGTTGACCTGACCGACAGCATCATGTTGTCTGCGGGCTACTTCGCCGCTGATGCGTTCAGCCCTAACCGCGCTGAGGGTCTATTCAATGGTAACTACTCCATCATGAGTCAGTTGACCTTTGATTCCGGTGACTTGCAAGTAGGCTTGACCTACAACCACGCCTTCTTCAACGCTTCTGGTACTGAAAATGGCATCTTTGGCCTTGGCCCTGGTACCACCCGTGGTGTGCAGCCCTTCGGTGATGCAGCTGCTCTCTACACCAACTCCTACGGTCTCTCCGCCGCTTACCAGCTTTCGGATAGCTTTGCCATCAACGCGTTTGGTGGTTACACCAACGCCAACTCCCGTGCCACTGGCAAAGATAGCGCGGACATCTGGTACTACGGTTTAGGTTTGGCTCTCCCCGATTTTGGCGGACAAGGCAACCTCCTCGGTCTGATGGCCGGTGTTGAACCCTACGTGGGCGGTTTCAATGACAACAGCTCTCGTGGTGCTGGTGCTGATGACACCCCGGTTCACGTTGAAGCGTTCTACCGCTATCAGCTCAACGACAACATCTCCATCACTCCTGGACTCATTTGGTTGAGTGCTCCTCAGGGTAGTCAAGATGCGGACGATGCCTTTGTGGGTGTTCTTCGCACCACCTTCTCCTTCTAG
- a CDS encoding MBL fold metallo-hydrolase yields MSKEPRIVRANIFAFPPNRDTLGGTAYLIVEKDGNVLIDTPPSTPETQDFLERQGGVRSLFITHRDSIGKATQFQQGSGCQLIIQEQEAYLLPEAQVTSFQQEIQISPQIQGIWTPGHTPGSACLYYAQQGGILFTGRHLLPNPKGQIVPLRTAKTFHWRRQLRSVAHLRDRFSPETLSLICPGASTGFLRGQRAVEGAYQQLATLDLEAYEAAPALL; encoded by the coding sequence ATGTCTAAAGAACCCCGTATTGTCCGAGCGAACATTTTTGCGTTTCCCCCCAATCGGGACACCCTGGGAGGAACCGCTTACCTTATTGTAGAAAAAGATGGCAACGTCTTGATTGATACTCCCCCGTCTACCCCGGAAACTCAGGACTTTTTAGAGCGTCAGGGTGGGGTGCGATCGCTCTTCATTACCCATCGCGACAGTATTGGCAAGGCGACCCAGTTTCAGCAAGGCAGTGGTTGTCAACTCATTATCCAGGAACAAGAAGCCTATCTGCTCCCAGAGGCACAGGTCACCTCATTTCAACAGGAGATTCAGATTTCTCCCCAGATTCAAGGAATTTGGACTCCGGGACATACGCCCGGTTCCGCCTGTCTCTATTACGCTCAACAGGGAGGAATTTTATTTACAGGTCGTCATCTGTTGCCCAACCCGAAAGGACAGATTGTGCCTCTACGGACGGCGAAAACCTTTCACTGGCGGCGACAGTTGCGTAGTGTGGCTCATTTGCGCGATCGCTTTTCCCCAGAGACCCTATCTCTAATCTGTCCAGGCGCCAGCACAGGCTTTCTCCGGGGTCAACGAGCGGTTGAGGGGGCCTATCAGCAACTGGCAACCTTAGATTTAGAGGCCTATGAAGCCGCCCCAGCTCTCCTCTAG
- a CDS encoding site-2 protease family protein produces MTFWLLLILGLITYIILQRSVANITRTPVWLLWLVMMTPAVVLIIWAELTPEDGAVPAWGAIALMTSCFILYLWLLYRGRTTAEEQPQPKVTAAELSSSLNNLKEQLRPIAPAEEPQLRDCFNWSVYALHQLEYRPQAVICRGQLRTNPDRAYRTIRDNIQQQFGDRFLVVLQEGENQKPLFVLAPNPKQQTQTAAADPTEHPAIALGLFLITLFTSTTVGVGLAGIESDRWQADPSLLLEGIPYACALLGVLGIRELGRYAIARRHDLDTSLPYFIPFPFFLGTLGAFLRIRSPIPNRKVLFDTSVVGPILTLIVSFPLLLWGLSQSQLVPASETSGILNFQELIPTFSLLLSLSSGLLLPGSLDPSQAIELQPIAIVGYLGLILSAFTLMPIGRLDGGQMVHAMFGRRTALAIGQISRVLMLLLAILHPELFVWALLLFLIPLRDSPALNDVSELDNKRDVLGLVSLFLLAFILLPVPQMLTQALS; encoded by the coding sequence ATGACTTTTTGGTTACTGCTGATACTTGGACTGATTACCTACATTATCTTGCAGCGGAGCGTTGCCAACATCACGCGAACCCCGGTGTGGTTGTTGTGGTTGGTGATGATGACTCCCGCTGTGGTGCTGATTATCTGGGCCGAACTGACCCCAGAAGATGGGGCCGTTCCAGCTTGGGGGGCGATCGCCCTGATGACAAGCTGCTTTATCCTCTATCTCTGGCTACTCTACCGGGGACGAACTACCGCCGAGGAACAGCCACAGCCAAAGGTGACGGCGGCAGAACTCTCCTCTTCCCTAAATAACCTCAAAGAACAATTGCGGCCTATCGCCCCGGCGGAGGAACCTCAACTGCGAGACTGCTTTAACTGGTCTGTGTATGCCCTGCACCAACTAGAGTATCGACCCCAAGCTGTCATTTGCCGAGGACAACTACGTACGAACCCCGATCGCGCCTATCGCACCATACGCGATAACATCCAACAACAATTCGGCGATCGCTTTCTAGTCGTCCTCCAAGAAGGAGAAAACCAGAAACCCCTATTCGTCCTTGCCCCTAACCCCAAACAACAAACCCAGACCGCAGCCGCCGATCCCACCGAACATCCGGCCATTGCCCTGGGACTGTTCCTGATTACCCTCTTCACCAGTACCACCGTCGGCGTTGGACTGGCTGGTATTGAGAGCGATCGCTGGCAAGCTGACCCCAGTCTATTACTCGAAGGAATCCCCTATGCCTGTGCCTTGTTGGGGGTGTTAGGGATTCGTGAACTGGGGCGCTATGCGATCGCCCGCCGACATGACCTAGACACCAGTCTTCCCTACTTCATTCCCTTTCCCTTTTTCCTCGGAACCTTGGGGGCTTTTTTGCGGATTCGCTCCCCCATTCCCAACCGTAAAGTTCTCTTCGACACCAGCGTCGTCGGCCCCATCCTAACCTTGATCGTCAGTTTTCCCCTCCTACTGTGGGGACTCTCCCAATCCCAACTGGTTCCAGCCTCGGAAACCTCAGGAATCCTGAACTTTCAAGAACTCATCCCTACCTTTTCCCTGCTCCTGTCCCTCTCTAGTGGGCTTTTACTCCCCGGTTCCTTAGATCCCTCCCAAGCTATCGAATTACAGCCTATTGCCATCGTCGGCTATCTCGGATTAATCTTGAGTGCCTTTACCCTGATGCCCATTGGCCGCCTAGATGGGGGACAAATGGTTCATGCCATGTTTGGACGACGTACAGCCCTAGCGATCGGGCAAATCAGCCGCGTTCTCATGCTCTTGCTGGCGATCTTGCATCCAGAACTCTTTGTATGGGCCTTGCTGTTATTCCTGATTCCTCTACGGGACAGTCCTGCCCTCAACGATGTCAGCGAGTTGGACAATAAACGGGATGTCCTCGGCTTAGTCAGTCTATTTCTGCTGGCGTTTATCTTGCTTCCGGTGCCGCAGATGTTGACTCAGGCTTTATCGTAG
- the trmFO gene encoding FADH(2)-oxidizing methylenetetrahydrofolate--tRNA-(uracil(54)-C(5))-methyltransferase TrmFO: MPNVRVIGGGLAGTEAAWQVAQWGVRVVLQEMRPLRQSPAHHSQELAELVCSNSFGAKASDRASGLLHEELRRLGSVVIGKADEHHVPAGGALAVDRGVFSRDLTQTLAQHPLITLEREEVQRIPDDEIVILATGPLTSEALADDLQRFTGSQYMSFFDAASPIVVGESINTEIAFRASRYDKGDADYFNCPMNPEQYLAFWQALCDAEQAEVKDFERETAKFFEGCLPIEEMAKRGEDTMRYGPLKPVGLRDPRSPDRFYAVVQLRQEDKAGQLWNMVGFQTNLRWGEQKRVFRLIPGLEEAEFVRMGVMHRNTFINSPELLQPTLQFHKRPTLLAAGQLIGTEGYTAAAAGGWLAGTNAARVALGLDPVSMPKDTMMGSLIEFVTSASPKHFQPMPPNFGIIPSLEIRIRNKRDRYGKYRDRALESLTTWQKQLQPAVV; encoded by the coding sequence ATGCCGAACGTACGAGTGATTGGTGGTGGACTGGCGGGAACCGAAGCCGCTTGGCAGGTGGCTCAATGGGGGGTTCGGGTAGTTCTTCAGGAAATGCGTCCCCTGCGCCAGTCTCCCGCTCACCATTCCCAAGAACTGGCTGAACTGGTTTGTAGTAACTCCTTTGGAGCCAAGGCCAGCGATCGCGCCTCGGGATTGCTTCATGAGGAATTGCGCCGTTTGGGATCGGTGGTGATTGGCAAAGCCGATGAGCATCATGTGCCAGCCGGTGGGGCCTTGGCCGTCGATCGCGGTGTGTTTAGTCGTGATCTGACCCAAACTCTGGCTCAACATCCCCTCATTACCCTGGAACGGGAAGAAGTCCAGCGTATCCCTGACGATGAGATTGTTATCCTGGCTACAGGGCCCCTCACCAGTGAAGCCCTGGCTGATGACCTACAACGGTTTACCGGCAGCCAATATATGAGTTTTTTCGATGCGGCGAGTCCTATTGTGGTGGGGGAGTCTATTAACACTGAGATTGCCTTTCGGGCCTCGCGCTATGACAAGGGGGATGCGGACTATTTCAACTGTCCCATGAACCCGGAGCAGTATCTCGCCTTCTGGCAGGCTCTGTGTGACGCTGAACAAGCTGAGGTGAAAGACTTTGAGCGGGAAACGGCTAAGTTTTTTGAAGGCTGTCTCCCCATCGAGGAAATGGCGAAACGAGGTGAGGATACCATGCGCTATGGCCCCCTGAAACCCGTGGGCCTCCGCGATCCACGATCGCCGGACCGGTTTTATGCGGTAGTTCAATTGCGCCAGGAAGACAAAGCCGGCCAACTCTGGAATATGGTGGGATTCCAAACCAACCTGCGTTGGGGAGAACAGAAACGGGTGTTTCGCCTAATTCCTGGCTTAGAAGAGGCAGAATTTGTCCGAATGGGAGTGATGCACCGTAATACTTTTATTAACTCCCCTGAGTTACTTCAGCCGACGCTTCAGTTCCATAAACGTCCGACCCTGCTGGCGGCCGGGCAACTCATTGGCACTGAAGGCTATACCGCTGCCGCCGCTGGAGGGTGGTTGGCCGGAACCAATGCCGCTCGGGTCGCCTTGGGGTTAGATCCCGTTTCTATGCCTAAAGATACAATGATGGGGTCCTTGATTGAGTTTGTTACCTCGGCCAGCCCCAAACATTTTCAACCCATGCCTCCCAACTTTGGCATTATCCCCAGTTTGGAGATAAGAATTCGTAATAAGCGCGATCGGTATGGCAAATATCGCGATCGCGCTCTGGAGAGCTTAACAACCTGGCAAAAACAGCTTCAACCCGCCGTGGTGTAG
- a CDS encoding alpha-D-glucose phosphate-specific phosphoglucomutase has product MNVHTVSTQPFPDQKPGTSGLRKQVPVFQQRHYLENFIQAIFNSLEDYQGKTLVLGGDGRYYNRTAIQIILKMAVANGVGRVLVGRGGILSTPAASCIIRKTGAFGGIILSASHNPGGPEGDFGVKFNTSNGGPAPEKVTSAIFEASKTIEGYNILEAPDIDLDTLLITQLNETTVEVIDPVADYADLMQSLFDFDRIRDFLTSGNFRLCMDPLHAVTGPYAHLLLEDRLGAAPGSVQNGTPLEDFGGGHPDPNLVYAHDLVELMFGDNAPDFGAASDGDGDRNMVLGRQFFVTPSDSLAVLAANAHLVPGYKDGLAGVARSMPTSAAVDRVAEKLGINCYETPTGWKFFGNLLDAGQATLCGEESFGTGSDHVREKDGLWAILFWLNILAVREQSVEEIVRDHWQTYGRNYYSRHDYEGVDSGNANQLVEGLRSQLPSLPGQRLGNYEVDYADDFSYTDPVDGSVSKNQGIRIGFTDGSRIVFRLSGTGTQGATLRLYLESYEPDSSQHGADPQDALAEFIAIAEDVAQIRQYTGMEAPTVIT; this is encoded by the coding sequence ATGAACGTACACACGGTATCGACTCAACCCTTCCCCGACCAGAAGCCCGGAACATCAGGGCTTAGAAAGCAGGTTCCGGTGTTTCAACAGCGGCACTATCTTGAAAATTTTATCCAAGCCATCTTCAACAGCCTCGAAGACTATCAAGGTAAAACCCTTGTCCTCGGTGGCGATGGACGCTACTACAACCGGACAGCCATCCAAATTATCCTCAAAATGGCTGTGGCCAACGGCGTGGGACGAGTTCTCGTCGGTCGGGGTGGCATCCTCTCAACCCCCGCTGCATCCTGTATTATTCGCAAAACTGGAGCCTTCGGAGGCATTATTCTTTCAGCTAGCCATAATCCTGGAGGACCTGAGGGAGACTTTGGCGTTAAATTTAATACGAGCAATGGCGGCCCCGCCCCAGAAAAAGTTACCTCAGCCATTTTTGAAGCCAGTAAGACCATTGAGGGCTATAACATCCTGGAAGCCCCGGATATCGACCTGGATACCCTACTGATCACCCAACTCAACGAGACCACCGTTGAAGTCATTGATCCCGTGGCTGATTATGCAGATTTGATGCAATCCCTCTTCGATTTTGACCGCATCCGCGACTTTCTGACTTCCGGGAACTTTCGTCTCTGTATGGACCCCCTTCATGCGGTGACGGGTCCCTATGCTCATCTACTCCTAGAAGATCGCTTGGGGGCAGCACCGGGAAGCGTGCAAAATGGAACCCCCCTCGAAGACTTTGGTGGGGGGCATCCAGACCCGAACCTAGTCTATGCTCATGACCTCGTCGAACTCATGTTTGGGGACAATGCCCCCGACTTTGGGGCCGCTTCCGATGGCGATGGCGATCGCAATATGGTGTTAGGGCGTCAGTTTTTTGTGACCCCGAGCGATAGCCTCGCGGTTTTGGCAGCTAATGCCCACCTCGTGCCAGGATACAAAGACGGCTTAGCTGGGGTAGCTCGCTCAATGCCCACCAGTGCCGCCGTCGATCGCGTCGCCGAGAAACTAGGCATCAACTGCTACGAAACCCCCACCGGTTGGAAATTCTTTGGCAACCTTCTCGATGCGGGACAGGCCACCCTCTGCGGTGAAGAGAGTTTTGGGACGGGGTCTGACCATGTGCGGGAAAAAGACGGCCTTTGGGCCATTCTGTTTTGGCTGAATATCCTGGCGGTGCGTGAGCAGTCCGTCGAGGAGATTGTGCGAGACCATTGGCAGACCTATGGACGCAACTACTACTCCCGCCATGATTACGAGGGCGTCGACTCGGGGAATGCTAACCAACTGGTGGAGGGGCTGCGATCGCAACTGCCAAGCCTACCCGGCCAACGCCTGGGCAACTACGAGGTTGACTATGCCGACGACTTCAGCTACACCGACCCTGTCGATGGCAGTGTCAGCAAAAACCAAGGCATCCGCATCGGCTTTACCGATGGCTCCCGCATTGTCTTCCGCCTCTCAGGGACCGGAACCCAGGGTGCGACCCTGCGGCTGTACCTAGAAAGTTACGAACCCGATTCGAGTCAACATGGTGCCGATCCTCAAGATGCCCTGGCCGAGTTTATTGCCATTGCCGAGGATGTCGCGCAGATTCGTCAGTATACCGGCATGGAGGCTCCCACCGTCATCACCTAA
- a CDS encoding cyclic nucleotide-binding domain-containing protein, with protein sequence MLKPARTVAIFQRQTEPQRYKAGEVIFKEGEPGETMFGIIEGAVDLVVDGRVVETIDTGDVFGEGSLVRDKGTRASTAVAKTDCTLAVMDLQKFLFAVQETPMFALEIMYSLSQRLRHFKHPNS encoded by the coding sequence ATGCTAAAACCCGCTAGAACCGTTGCAATTTTTCAGAGGCAAACCGAACCCCAACGTTACAAAGCCGGAGAGGTCATTTTCAAGGAAGGGGAACCCGGAGAGACCATGTTTGGGATTATCGAGGGGGCCGTTGACCTGGTAGTGGATGGTCGAGTCGTAGAAACCATTGATACTGGGGATGTGTTCGGTGAAGGTTCCCTCGTCCGTGATAAGGGAACCCGAGCCTCAACAGCCGTGGCAAAAACCGATTGTACCCTCGCTGTCATGGACTTACAGAAGTTCCTGTTTGCCGTTCAGGAGACCCCTATGTTTGCCCTAGAGATTATGTATAGCCTCTCTCAACGGTTACGGCATTTCAAACACCCCAATTCCTAA
- a CDS encoding peptidylprolyl isomerase, producing MTEVFRLGEQVITAAEIPQLLKRYQLLPQFLQGLVIDQAIAEFTCPDEERQAAVQQFCKQNQLTSPEIQQAWLKANGMTLEELEALAIRPILLQNFKEKTWGPKVRSHFMTRKASLDQVVYSLIRTQDEGLAQELYYRVKEGEQTFEDCARDYSQGPEARTGGKLGPVSLNRPHPAIGKLLSVSQPGQLWPPRPLAEWFIIVRLDEFHPAQLDAAMHQRMLDELYVNWLQQEVQSIAADYFKRMSSPPASV from the coding sequence ATGACTGAAGTCTTCCGCCTCGGCGAGCAAGTAATTACAGCAGCAGAAATCCCGCAACTGCTCAAGCGTTATCAGCTACTGCCACAATTTTTGCAGGGGCTAGTCATTGATCAGGCGATCGCCGAGTTCACCTGTCCTGACGAAGAGCGACAAGCTGCTGTCCAACAATTCTGTAAGCAAAACCAGTTGACCTCTCCGGAGATTCAACAAGCTTGGCTGAAAGCCAATGGTATGACCCTCGAAGAGCTAGAAGCCCTCGCCATACGACCGATATTATTACAAAACTTTAAGGAAAAAACCTGGGGCCCCAAGGTGCGATCGCACTTTATGACCCGTAAAGCCAGCTTAGATCAAGTGGTCTATTCCCTCATCCGTACCCAAGATGAAGGATTAGCCCAAGAACTGTACTATCGCGTTAAGGAAGGGGAACAAACCTTTGAAGATTGTGCCCGCGACTATTCCCAGGGGCCCGAGGCTCGAACGGGCGGCAAACTCGGCCCGGTCTCCCTCAACCGGCCTCACCCCGCCATTGGCAAACTCCTCTCTGTGAGCCAACCCGGACAACTTTGGCCCCCTCGTCCTCTGGCAGAATGGTTTATCATTGTTCGCCTAGATGAGTTTCACCCGGCTCAGCTTGATGCGGCCATGCATCAGCGGATGTTAGATGAACTTTATGTCAACTGGCTTCAACAAGAAGTTCAAAGCATCGCGGCCGATTACTTCAAACGCATGTCTTCACCCCCAGCGTCCGTATGA